TCTACCGTCTGCCGCTCAACGTCTACGTCATCGTACTGGGCATAGGCATGTTCATCTTCATGCTCAGTGTAATCTTCTGCTGCTATCTGTTCAGGCAAGAACTCAAACACATTCACCACACCCGCACAACTGCTGTTACATAAATCAGATGTGTCCTCTGCTGCTCTCTGCTCCTGTAAAGACATGTAGAAAGACACGTCTGagacattatgtattttattttcaaatacaaTCATCCTattcacatactttttttaaaaaatgatgcaatttaaattacattgtgAATCCCGTATTTCGTCAGACACAgtatagtataaaataatgtatacagtcaaaccaaaattcatttatttagcatttctcacattatcacagtttattcactatagtttagaaaatggtaataaaatatgacaagaactcaagagttaaactatgtcagaacaaattctacttcataatgtttttgataagaaaggtatgtaacaaaacatAGTCAGGTCagatttttggtcccaaatatTTGGTCCcagtttattttgctatcctcacttacataaatgaactctggtgtcctgcacccactagtaaaaaaaatatatataaaaaattatatctggtgtctgagtaatttttgctttaaCTGTATATTGTGTAGAAATATCTTATATGCCCATGATAGAGTCTGACAGAGGAAATGATGCATTACACAAGCACAGCATCTCACTTTTACACCACCCACAACAGTTTTTGCAGTTGAACTCAGGAAGTGCaaaagtgtttcattttttttcctcttctgtTTACAGGTTGAAACAGCAAGGTACAAGGGAGCAGTACAGCTACAATGAGGTGGGCCTAAAACAATGCAGTTAGATTTAAATATAGCATAGTCTTTGCCATAGTCTTGCTGAAATCCAATCTAACAGATGACCTTCATGAtatagtttgtttatatatagttaGCATGTTAGCAGATGTGACACAAGATATGACACCATTATATGGATTATATGACACAAGATACTATTTTTGAACATATGCACCTAAAACCTGGGCTTGTAaagtaattttgtcatttttaaattcatattggcagaactgaacgtaaacaatacCACTTAACCGAACAAAAcgtgcatattttgctgattacttCTTTTGGAAATGGTCAATTATCATCAcattttgggctgtactaatcggtctgaccgggaaaaacatttgcagtattacagactgccaaaatgataacaaatcaaggagaaaagtgcaaaaaactatctgagaaacaaaaagcatttgtggttggccaaactgaaccaggatttccagggcaagaatcttgacaacatttgtgtttgtttttatcatttcctGTCAGGTAGATGAAATATTagcttaatatcttaattaattctGCTTGtgtgtatctttaccacctattaagtTAAGTTTGTCAAAATAGTGCAGCCTTTCCTCcatactaagtccttctctatatgatttagcagcttccacacgttttcccatggtttagacagtaTAAATTAACAGAACAACGTAtccagtagtacattaaccgtgcaatcattgttgttgtttacatccgagtatacGGCTCTGGTCCTCACAACGACGCTCGACCAATAGCGTGTGTTTGGGGGCGTGGCTATATGTTTGTTCGACCAATGGCTGACGGGAAACGTGTTCTGAAAGCTGTTTCCGAAAATGCATTAGTTCGTTGGCGCTAGAAGCGCAGAAATTACGCTTTTCAACTTCAATTGATTTACtgtaacattaaacaaaacgttgttcattttctttgtttttttttattcgttCAAGGTGGTGTTGAAAGGCGCAGGAAAGAAGCTGAGCCTGCTGGGAGTAAGTGTCATACGCTCTCTGCGTGACTGCTTGAACTATTTGAATGTGGTCTAAAATGTGTATGACGTTAGAAAGatcaaagcacaaaaaaaaaaaaaaaaaaaaaaaaaaaacctgcatgttatgttatgcattttaatttcaattaacagtttttattattaaatatgattgGTAAAATAATGGATATAAATGGGGGCATGCAAATTGGctgataaatttatttaaaaagtactaTTTGCATTCTACACTAAACAGGGTGCAATAGATTAAATTGTGTGActattttttatagaaaatcaTTAGAGTCAAAGATGCTGGTTCTGCATTTCAGATTTCACACGCAGTGCATTAAAAATTCCCTAACAAGCCAGGCCAGATTAGGTTATGATGTGTTCATTTGATTCATAAAGACCTCAGGGGAAATTTTTGATTACGCAAACAGACCTCTGCAGGATTTTCTGGCTTTCTCAACCAACTGGTGACCTGCATTATAAAAATCCAGACAAATGGAACGGAATATAACTCCAGACCCTCTGCACCAGCAGGAAAAGTGTGGCTGAAACCAAAACAAAGAGCAACGTTGGCAAAGTTACAGCCGGCATTCCTGTAAGCCTGTGGAAGTGGTTGAATTATGTGTAAAAGGAGactaaaatagctttttttccGTCTGTATCACAGCAGCCCTGTGCCGTGTGTCTAGAGGAATTCAAGACCAGAGACGAGCTGGGCGTGTGCCCGTGTTCACACACCTTCCATAAGAAGTGAGTTCCACCGAAACAAGTGTTGACTTAATGGGAAACGCCACATGTACTTCATGCCAAGACCTGTTTGGAACAGCCGTCAGAATTCTATAGAAAACCTCACCATTTTCAGTTTATGTCCTTGCACAATTacttattgattgattgaagtAAACTACAAGCCACTGCaaagcaaccacctagaatTGCGGTGACAAATTTTGCATGGAAAGTGCAAAATTGTTTCATTGTTTCTTTGTAACTTGCAGGTGCCTGCTGAAGTGGCTAGAGATCCGCAGCGTCTGCCCGATGTGCAATAAACCCATCATGCGTCTACACAATGCCGAAGCCCCGCGAGGAGCCGAGGGGCTGCAAGACCCCGAGGAGGTGTGACCCCTTAAACTGTACGGCCCACGGCCAGATCGACACCCTCTAGTTCTGCGATTGTTGGAACATATCATGTGACCTGCCAAGGCTCTCCAAAGCCATCTATATGCACCGCCACTGCGGACCCGGAGAACGCGAGAAACCAGGACGACAACGTTCAGCCTCCACTAGTGATTGAGTACCATATTGCCAGTAGCCAAACATAAGAATAATCTCCTATATATCGTGCCACAATAATCTTTAAAGTAGTATCGTGCCGAGGTTCTGAAGCGAGGGACACACCGTGCATGCTGGGTAACGGACGTCAAAATGAGAGGTGAATATCTCAGGAGTTTGCCTCAGGGGATCTAACCAggcaacaaaagaaaacattaaacttCGGCAATTAAACTTCTGCTGTCAGCGGACGGCCGTATATATGTGATAATAGGGTTGTAGGTGTAGTGCACTGTCTGTTCGACTGGTACTACGGTCTTCATGAAGATCCTGCGTAGTccttacagaaatattaaatatgtaatcaGTAACCAGCAGTTCTTATCCAATATCGTGTTCATTGCTTGAATTGTTCccttttcattgttattttgtattgtttgtttttaaataaaacgtCATGTTTTTGTGGTTAACCTtcctttttataaaaaaaatatttctggagCTTTTGATAGCGGAATATTTAATTGCAAAACGTGAATGACTTCATATTACAGCAATACGTTAATCCATAATCATCACTTATCAAATAGGTAAACGCAGTCATTTATAGACATTCAATGATATGACAGCAAAGGTCAGGATATACACATATGCACCTCCAGACATTTGTTAATAGGTGCACAAGGGATAAAAAAGCAGGAGGACAAAGATCCTTTGTCCTCAAATATCCTATTAGGGTTAAATTGATGGCACTAGCTGGTGGTATCTGATCCTTTGGACTCCACGTATTCTAGAGCTTTCTGTTTGACCGCCTGGATGGTCTCGGGTGTGCCGTTCTTCTTCTCGTACTCCAGGTAACGCTTGAAGAAGAACTTGATCTTCTTCACGGACACGCTCAGGTGAATCACACGATCGAAAAGCTCCCTGGAGGACACgggaaaatatttttgattatgtGTTGTGCAAAAACACAAGAAATCTGAATTCAGATTAGAATTTCAAGATTCTATACCActctgtatataaaataaaaaaaataaataaaatgaaaatgtaaaataaatatttttaactattttttttttttttttaaaaagtacatttaaaaaagtaaaacaacaacaacaaaaaaaatgaataaaaataaatacaaatgtgaaatattacatttttttattaacttgcataaagtaaaataaaaatagaaaataaaaataaatgaatagaaaaagaaataaataatgtaaaatattaaatatttttattaactattaaaaaaaatacaactaaaatagtaaacaaaaacaaacaaatcttttatttatttttttgtacatcatctgaaagctgaataaattataaaagaaaggctgaataaaaagctttccattgatgtatggtttgttaggataggacaatatttgtccaagatacaactatttggaaatctaagggtgcaaaaaaaaaatgataaaataaaataaaataaaataaaataataataataataataataataataataataataatattgagaaaaatcgtgttagttttttttttttttttttttaaacagtattagTTTTGATTTTTCAATACAATGGcttatttgttattttcaaataaatagttgttttaattatcaaaacaaaataatgtaatagGTTAATTTGGTATATAAGTGATCTGATCAAAAGGGtccattcttaaaaaaaaaaatagatacagataaatagttttataaagatataaaattctgccattttcactctcaagttgttccaaacttgagatttttttttctttagctgAAAGAAAtggatgatattttgaagaatgctggtaaccaaacagttgactgTAGCCCTTGACTTTCatagcatttttttatatactatagaatcaatggctactgtcaactgtttggttaccatcAGTCTGAAGAAATAAgctcatacaggtttaaaacaacaaaggtgagtaaataatgacaaattcaTTTTTGACTCAACTATATCTTTAAGAATTCATAATAAGGACTGTAGGAAGTAAAATTCTCATAGTTCTCATTTTCTCACTGACTGGTTTTACCCTGCAGTTGTATTTACCTCACTTCCTTCTGTGAGCCGTGCTTCACCATCAAGTCTATGAACACAGACCACAGGTCTGTGCGTTTGGGATAGGTACTTAGGACCTTGTCAAACATGGATTTGGCTTTCTCAGTGTTCCCATGTTGAAACTCCAACCGAGCAAACTTGGAAATAAGATCCACATCTGGAAAGACAGCAAGAAAACTTTGCATGAGGTGCTAACAGGCAAACCTGCAGGTCCTGGATATCATCCAAACTGCTTTTCAGATTCCTTATCATGAACAAATCTATACCTAGTGAGTCTCAATGCATGCATAAATGTGGGAAATAAGCATTATGAAAAGTAATTGGCACTCACGCTCTTTATTGGACAGGCTCTGCAGCGCCCTCTGCAGAAGGGCACTTGCAGCGTCGCTCTGGCGCTGTCGTAACAGGAAGTTGCCGTAACTCAGATAGACGGCTTTCTCCTGTCTGAAGCGTTTCACCATGTTTTTATAAAGATTCTCAGCCTCCTGCACAAAcacatataatacaaatattaatactgTAATACAGGGTTTCAATTTTGACACAACTGACCAAGTATCAGATCTGCTGAAAAACTGGGGAACTAaaggaaggtttttttttttttttaaataatttaatatataataataatattaatatatataagtaGCATTACAAAAGTTGTAAGAGCATAAAGAATGTctaagacaaacaagggactcataaacaactatcattaaacaagaaaaaacagctgtggatcattcaggtaacaagtTTTCAGAATCaagtgtttgtaaacttttgaatagggtaatttttataaattcaactattattttctcttgtggactacatgtaaaactaattttatgtgaaatatcttattaacatcagtactaaaaaaaaaaaaaaaaaaaaaaacaacaacatgcattttgtaggaTCCCTCTTTTTTggtaatataattaacattttgcagattctgcaaggtgtatggaaacttttgacttcaactgctTATCACTACATGCATCCCTAATAACAAGCACACGAGTCACATCACTGGACATAATGCTTACTTTGATCTTGTCTGACTTGGCGTAAATGTCGGCTAGCTGCTGATACACAGGAAGAGGTTCACAGTACTGGACGGCCCGTTCAAAGACCTTTTGCAAGCTTTCTTGTGTCCCGTACATGTTCTCCAGATTTAGCATGGCCACCCACACGTTCAGCTTCTCCTGCTCCTCTCtaagcacacaaacaaacaggttaattttaacaaaaactgtGATTTCACTTAGAATTTAAAACTTAGAAAATTAATTATGCAAGAACAGGGCaaagcaacacaacacaacaataATCCTTTCATTAAAAGCCTGTAATGTCTTTGCAACTAACTAATgactttttaaacatgtttttaagcatgcaaataaacttaatttatcACCTGAAGGAGATGGTTTTGAGGGCTCTCTCGCCGACCGCACGCGCCTGCTCGATCTGCGTGGACTGCAGATGGAAAGCCATGTACTGCAGCCAAAGGAGGGAGCTGTCCGGAGACGACAGGAGCAGACGCTCAAACGCCGTCGTGTTGTCTGGACGTACAGACGTGTCCATGAGTTCCGCCTCCAGCTTGCTGAGCTGCTGCTCCGCATTCTGCTTCTCCTCCTTTAGCTCTTTACGTGTTTTCTTCACAGgctggaaagaaaaaaagagctgTTTACTGTGTGTTTGCAGACTATGCATAGTAAAAAGTGATTTCgtaaataaagtgaaattgtaaaaatgctgtttaaaactGTATCTaatttatacatgtaaaaacaggagctcatatggctgcaatattatgacaaaaatcattattgtaaaCTATTGCTCTGtatattgtattaataattattaattaatacaaaaaaatatttttgtttagttttggaCACGTCACATTAtggcttcacagacaaacatgtccatgattttttttttttttttttaatttacatcgtatctgcactgtgttgtttatgagGGAATTTGTGAGCGTGCTCACTTAACAACAGCTCCGGCATTTTCAGCACTGACTAATATAAGTGCTTCTGATTTGTGTGTTCAGCCCTGACTAATCTAAGACTCTGATAGGCCAATGCATTCTTACGTTCAAAAGAACCgcatttgattggttataaggctcaacgctgcaaaaaaaaacgcataaaatctgatgaaatgtgAGCAAGTTGAAATATAATTCAGTGAAGCCCCCTGGTGTGAGCTCACCTTGCTCGTGACTTCCTGCTCATCCTCACTGGAATCATGAGTGTCGCCTACTGTGGCAAAAGGTGTTAAAGAGCACAGTGTGGATTCCCACGGGAAGTCAAAAGCCACCTGCAGCCGTTTTGGTTCCTTTTTCTCCAGCTTCCCCCTAAACATTCAGATGAAAGCGGTTACATATCAGAGAAGATAATGTACACCCTATAAAGTCAATCAAATTGATCTGAAAAGAAAGGATGCATCACCTTCACTTGGTCACATTTTTTATGCAAGGGCTTCTCTTCCTCCTCTCTGAAGAACACTTCTACACCACTGTCATTATCCTCTGCTTTAGTTTTCAGTTTCTTctcttttaatgttttctgcTTTTCTGTGGATTTGTCCTTATCTGAGCATGCTTTTTTCTTCATGATTGTCTGTTCATTTTTCTTATCGTCTTGTTGCTACAAGGATAAAACACAAGGTCACATGCATCCTCTTCAAAATAGTCaaacacgcatacacacacacgcacaaacacacaaacgtgcacgcacacacacacacggacacgcacacacacacaaacgcacgTACACGTGAACGACCgaacgcgcacacacacacacacacacacacacacttacctGGCTCTCTGAAATGACCAGTTTCCTTTTGGTGGCTATCTTGTCactttcttgtttctttttgaCTGTCTGTTCATTTTTCGTATCATCTTGTTGCTAAAAGGATAAAACACAAGGTCAAATCCATCCTCTTAAAAacagtcaaacacacacacacactcttaccTGGCTCTCAGAAATAACCTGTTTCCTCTTGGTGGCTATCTTGTCactttcttgtttctttttgatTGTCTGTCCATTTTTCTTATCGTCTTGTTGCTACAAGGATAAAACACAAGGTCAAATCCATCCTCTTTAAAAGTCAAACACACTTATTGTATTGTACACACATgcttaatataattaattataattaggaacataattacagtattttttgtaattaagcTATAGTAtagcatttatacatttatactaaatgtatttagaccgtttttttcatataaataccTAGGGAccacattacatttttaccatggtattgaggttatgtttgtggttttaactgtcaTTATCATGATCTATGGATGCCCTAATCCACCTTTTTCAAAacagccaaacacacacacagacacacttaCCTGGCTCTCAGAAATAACCGGTTTCCTCTTGGTGGCTATCTTGTCACTTTGTTTCTTTTCGACTGTCTGTCCATTATTCTCATCATCTTGTTGCTACAAGGACAAAACGCAAGGTCAAATCCATCCTTTTCAAAACAGTTagacacacacacccacacacatctGGTCAGCTATCCCTgtagggactctccataggcgtaatggtttttatacacctaaacctacccatcacaggaaactttctgcatttttactttctgaaaaaaaaagtaagcttttgtacccaaagggacctcaatttaggtcccaaCTGTGACACTgagtgtgtattcaggtttaagtccccaccaGGATATATAAACCAAACCTATACAGACTGTACAAACcttattttctatcgccctatacctaaacctagcccaAACAGGAGTCTGTTCCCACTTTTACCTTCTCAAAAAACCTCATTTTGCACGATTtctaagcctgtttcctcatggggacctaaaaaatggccccacaatgtcaaaatttactggtattaatatctttatataaataccgtgataaataccaggtacacacgcgcacacacacttaCCTGGCTCTCAGAAATaaccttttttcttttggtGGCTATCTTGTCACTTTCTTGTTTCTGTTCTTCCATCAAACGCAATGGAAgttcaagggattctgggagtatATCTGGTTTCCCTGTGTCATCTGACAGCAGCGACAGGTTCACATGGGCACTGTTCACACTGATTTAGAAGCAATTGTCTTTAGTCATATAGCACTACAAATAACTA
This genomic window from Labeo rohita strain BAU-BD-2019 chromosome 1, IGBB_LRoh.1.0, whole genome shotgun sequence contains:
- the zgc:175214 gene encoding RING finger protein 122, whose product is MQPFQWCNGCLCGLGLQHSDCDMSEEDIYRLPLNVYVIVLGIGMFIFMLSVIFCCYLFRLKQQGTREQYSYNEVVLKGAGKKLSLLGQPCAVCLEEFKTRDELGVCPCSHTFHKKCLLKWLEIRSVCPMCNKPIMRLHNAEAPRGAEGLQDPEEV